A window of the Helianthus annuus cultivar XRQ/B chromosome 4, HanXRQr2.0-SUNRISE, whole genome shotgun sequence genome harbors these coding sequences:
- the LOC110937152 gene encoding F-box protein At4g18380: MSSLLPDLTTRIHPEPPCILSPEPQQLDRFDSLPDSLLLLIFNNLADVKALGRCSSVSRRFHSLVPQVQNVVVRVDCVISDDDPSSSSNSSDKSRSISTLFRVLIGGIFKPIQALGQFLGPKRSSPPSTAATSPLSSPSTSSLSVGTVDGDDLEQGGGVTHHSPTQVLKNFNEIRFLKIELPSGELGLEDDVLLRWRADFGSTLDNCVMLGASSVVYPDKVASNLSNCDVIGGNDDNGSIPESFYTNGGLKLRVVWTISSLIAASARHYLLQPIIAEHKTLDSLVLTDADGQGVLCMNREQLEELRVKPLSASSASKRTLVPALNMRLWYAPYLELPDGTVLKGATLVATRPSDQSVQREVSDGLWVSSAFEEPFGTAAKMLVKRRTYCLEMNSF; this comes from the coding sequence ATGTCATCTCTCCTCCCAGATCTCACCACCAGAATCCACCCTGAACCACCATGCATCCTCTCACCCGAACCACAACAACTCGACCGATTCGACTCACTTCCGGATTCTCTCCTCCTCCTCATCTTCAACAACCTCGCCGACGTCAAAGCCTTAGGCCGCTGCTCCTCCGTCTCCAGAAGATTCCACTCTCTCGTTCCTCAGGTCCAAAACGTCGTCGTTCGCGTCGATTGCGTCATCTCCGACGACGATCCTTCTTCTTCCTCCAACTCCTCCGACAAATCCAGATCCATTTCCACTCTCTTCCGCGTCCTTATTGGAGGTATATTTAAACCGATTCAAGCCCTAGGTCAATTTCTCGGTCCTAAACGGTCGTCGCCGCCGTCCACGGCGGCGACCTCGCCGTTATCGTCACCGTCGACGTCGTCGTTGAGCGTCGGAACCGTCGACGGTGATGATCTGGAACAAGGCGGCGGTGTTACGCATCATTCGCCTACTCAGGTGCTTAAAAACTTTAATGAGATTAGGTTTTTGAAAATTGAGCTTCCTAGTGGTGAGTTAGGGTTAGAGGATGATGTTTTGTTGCGGTGGAGAGCCGATTTCGGATCGACTTTGGATAATTGTGTGATGCTTGGGGCGTCTTCTGTTGTATATCCTGATAAAGTTGCATCTAATTTGTCTAATTGTGATGTAATTGGGGGTAATGATGATAATGGGAGTATACCGGAGTCGTTTTATACCAACGGCGGGTTGAAATTGCGCGTGGTGTGGACAATTAGCTCGTTGATTGCGGCGTCTGCTAGGCATTACTTGCTTCAACCGATAATTGCGGAACATAAGACGTTGGATTCGTTGGTTTTGACGGATGCGGATGGGCAGGGGGTGTTGTGTATGAATAGGGAGCAGTTGGAGGAGCTGAGGGTGAAGCCGTTGTCGGCTTCTTCTGCTTCGAAGAGAACGCTTGTTCCTGCTTTGAATATGAGGCTTTGGTATGCGCCGTATTTGGAGTTGCCGGATGGGACGGTGTTGAAAGGGGCTACATTGGTTGCTACTCGTCCTAGTGATCAGTCAGTGCAAAGGGAGGTTTCGGATGGATTGTGGGTTTCGTCTGCGTTTGAGGAGCCTTTTGGGACTGCTGCGAAGATGTTGGTCAAGCGAAGGACTTATTGCCTTGAGATGAACTCCTTTTGA